The genomic interval AGCAATCCTTGTGATCTTCACGCTATGCCTAAGCCCTTTGATGGCCTTAAGCCCCATCGATCGTTTCCAGCTCAGTGATCAAGGAAAAGCCGCCGATGCCACGATGCATAAGCTCGATGGAAAGAAAACACAACTCTCGCACTACAAAGGGAAATATGTTCTGCTGACATTTTGGGCTACGTGGTGCCGGGCGTGCGTTTTTGAAATGCCCTCACTTGAAAAGCTGGCACAACAATTTAAACATGATAATATTGCTTTTGTGGCAATAACACGTCCCTATCCCTCACAGACCACCCAAATGGTGCAAGCATACCGCCGCACCAATGGGCTCATGTCCCTTGATTTTACAGAAGATAGCAGCACTAAAGAAACGCCTGCCCGCCTTCATGCTGCTTTCAATATCACAAGTTTACCAACAGCGATTCTTCTTGATCCCCGAGGACACATTATTGGCCGTCTTGATGGGGCTGTTCAGTGGGACCACAAAGACTTTATCCGTTTTTTTCAGGAGCTTATTGATGGAAAAGTAAAACCAAACCATTCGCCGTCCAAAAGTCCATCCCTATGGGACTCTTTTGTCGGTTTTTTTCGTTAAAAAAAGACAATTACTGAGGAAAAAAATATGGCCCCCACGCATACAAAAGTTTTAATCATTGGATCCGGTCCAGCAGGATATACAGCAGCTATTTATGCGGCGCGGGCTGCGCTTGATCCTATTCTTGTTCAAGGCATGGAGCCTGGTGGACAACTTACTGTCACCACTGACGTGGAGAACTATCCAGGATTTGCGGAGGTCATTCAAGGCCCCTGGCTTATGGAGCAAATGGAAAAGCAGGCCCGACATGTGGGGGTTGTCCCTCTTTTTGATCGCATTAAAAAAGTTGATTTTTCGCGCCGCCCCTTTACCGCCGAATCTGAGTTTGGCGAACTATTTACCGCTGACACTGTTATTATTTGCACAGGTGCGCAAGCTAAGTGGTTGGGAATTCCCAGTGAAGAAAAGTTTCGTGGGCACGGTGTATCAGGCTGTGCAACATGTGATGGATTTTTCTTTAAAGAGAAGCACGTGGCCGTTATCGGCGGTGGGAACACAGCAGTAGAAGAGGCACTTTATTTAACAAACCACGCCGCCAAAGTCACCCTCATTCACCGACGTGATACGCTGCGCGCGGAAAAGGTGTTGCAAGACCGCCTTTTTGCGCATGAGAAAATTACTGTTCTTTGGAATCACCATGTTAAGGAATTTCAAGGAGAGGAGTCGCCACGCAAACTCAAAACGCTTGTTTTAGAATCAACAAACGATAAAAGCACCCAGAAGCTTTCTGTAAGTGGTGCCTTTGTGGCCATTGGCCATGCACCCCAGACGACAATTTTCGCTGATCAACTGCAGACAGATGAACAAGGTTATTTGATCTGCGCACCGGGTAGTACAAAAACCGCCATTCCGGGTGTTTTTGCAGCCGGTGATGTGCAAGACAAGGTCTTCCGTCAAGCAGTGACGGCTGCGGGGCAAGGGTGCATGGCTGCGCTGGAGGCATCTCATTACCTTGCATCACAGAAATAGAGGTTTTGTTCTCTACCTAAAGAATGCCCAGATAACGCCACCAGACAGAGCCTACAACCCCCCAAACAACAATATGGGCTAAGCTCATAACGAAACCATTTTTCCACCATTCGGTTACTGTCACGTAACGTGAGCCAAAAAACGCCGCCGCACTACCGCTTCCGTAATGGGTTAAGCACCCTGACAAACAGGAAAAAAAGGCCAAAATAAGCGCAGAGGCTACTGGTGGAAGCCCACTGGCTAAAATAACAAGCAAGAAAGTTGCATAAAATGCACTGACATGTGCCGTAATACTTGCAAAGAAGTAGTGAATATAAAAATAGAATCCCAGAAGCGCTGCAATTGCCAATGTTTGTGGAAGAAAGGCAACGGTTATTTGCGCCTGCCCACCCAACCATTTCATCATGCCAAATTTGTCAAGATACTCAGCCATCGTAAGAAGCACAGAAAACCAGATCAAGGTATTCCAGGCCCCTTTCTCATTTAAAATATCCTCCCATTGGAGAACCCCAACAAGCAAGAGGATCGAAAGACCAAGCAGTGCTGTGGTCGTTGCATCCACACCAATATATTCTCCCAGTATCCACAAGGTGATCAGGAAGCAAAAAATACCCAACATAATTCCTTGGGCAAAATTAAGAGAGCCCATTTCTTTCAGGCGCTGGCGTGCCTGCTCCGGAGCTTGAGGAGTATCGCGAAGATCGGGAGGATAGATAAACGCCAAAATGAGAGGAATACAGATAAGCGAAATGATCCCCGGCACAATGGCTGCTTGAAACCAGAGCATCCAGGTAATGTCAATGCCTGCACTTTTTGCAAACTCTACCATTAGGGGATTTCCAGCCATTGCCGTCAGAAACATGGCGCTAGTCACAACATTGGCATGATACCCCACTTGTATCAAATACGCTCCAATGCGTCTGCGCGTGGAAGCGTCTGGTTGACTCTGAAAGTTTAACGCAAGTGGTTGAATAATGGGATATGTAATGCCACCGCCGCGTGCTGTGTTAGATGGGATGACCGGCGCAAGAAAAAATTCTGTGAGCACAACACCATATCCCAAACCAAGGTAGTTTTTCCCAAGAAGAGCAATAAATAGATAGGCAAGGCGATCACCTAAGGTAGATTTGATAAACGCACGGGCGATAAGAAACGCAGAAACAGTGAGCCATACCGTTGGTGATGAAAACTTCGAAAGCGCCTGATCCATGCTCAGAACGTCCGCCGTTACAGCAACCACTAAGCCGATAAGAGCCGTTGCACCCATTGGCAAGGGAGATGTTACAATACCTACAATTGTTGAGACAAAAATTGTAAAAAGACGCCACGTTTGGGGGGTCAGCCCTCCTGGAATAGGAACATTCCACAGGATGAAACCCACAATAAGAACCCACACAAAGGGAACGAGCTTAACCCCCGACCATTGGCGGACACGTGGATGGCTTGACATAGCGGGATTCCTAAAAATTATGCGAAAGTTCTCCACATCCTACACAATAGATATTTTTCTGACTACCTATTTTTTTTCTGAAATAATAACTCTATTGAAGAGTAGGTTTTGACAAATCTATCGCATTTCTCCCTTTCTTGATCCAGAAAAATCCCCCCATAAGTGATAATTTTTTCATCACCATTACTCATGTGAATTAGGAAGTTTTTTTGTATCAAAGTTGATTGACGTGTCCAGAAGATGTGTTTAAATTAGAAAGTGTTAGTTCCTGTAAGCCCTGTTTTTAAAGGGTTTTCCAGATGGTTGGTGGTATTAATAAGGTGGGGCTTCTTTGTAAC from Alphaproteobacteria bacterium carries:
- a CDS encoding DASS family sodium-coupled anion symporter, with translation MSSHPRVRQWSGVKLVPFVWVLIVGFILWNVPIPGGLTPQTWRLFTIFVSTIVGIVTSPLPMGATALIGLVVAVTADVLSMDQALSKFSSPTVWLTVSAFLIARAFIKSTLGDRLAYLFIALLGKNYLGLGYGVVLTEFFLAPVIPSNTARGGGITYPIIQPLALNFQSQPDASTRRRIGAYLIQVGYHANVVTSAMFLTAMAGNPLMVEFAKSAGIDITWMLWFQAAIVPGIISLICIPLILAFIYPPDLRDTPQAPEQARQRLKEMGSLNFAQGIMLGIFCFLITLWILGEYIGVDATTTALLGLSILLLVGVLQWEDILNEKGAWNTLIWFSVLLTMAEYLDKFGMMKWLGGQAQITVAFLPQTLAIAALLGFYFYIHYFFASITAHVSAFYATFLLVILASGLPPVASALILAFFSCLSGCLTHYGSGSAAAFFGSRYVTVTEWWKNGFVMSLAHIVVWGVVGSVWWRYLGIL
- the trxB gene encoding thioredoxin-disulfide reductase, which produces MAPTHTKVLIIGSGPAGYTAAIYAARAALDPILVQGMEPGGQLTVTTDVENYPGFAEVIQGPWLMEQMEKQARHVGVVPLFDRIKKVDFSRRPFTAESEFGELFTADTVIICTGAQAKWLGIPSEEKFRGHGVSGCATCDGFFFKEKHVAVIGGGNTAVEEALYLTNHAAKVTLIHRRDTLRAEKVLQDRLFAHEKITVLWNHHVKEFQGEESPRKLKTLVLESTNDKSTQKLSVSGAFVAIGHAPQTTIFADQLQTDEQGYLICAPGSTKTAIPGVFAAGDVQDKVFRQAVTAAGQGCMAALEASHYLASQK
- a CDS encoding TlpA family protein disulfide reductase — its product is MIYNSCTHLHKKAILVIFTLCLSPLMALSPIDRFQLSDQGKAADATMHKLDGKKTQLSHYKGKYVLLTFWATWCRACVFEMPSLEKLAQQFKHDNIAFVAITRPYPSQTTQMVQAYRRTNGLMSLDFTEDSSTKETPARLHAAFNITSLPTAILLDPRGHIIGRLDGAVQWDHKDFIRFFQELIDGKVKPNHSPSKSPSLWDSFVGFFR